Proteins found in one Vagococcus carniphilus genomic segment:
- the rpsI gene encoding 30S ribosomal protein S9 — MEQVSNTLKRLSNRYFRPALKRAGLLTRDARMVERKKPGLKKARKASQFSKR, encoded by the coding sequence ATTGAGCAAGTTTCTAACACCTTAAAAAGACTGTCAAATAGGTATTTCCGTCCAGCTCTTAAACGTGCAGGATTGTTAACTCGTGACGCTCGTATGGTTGAACGTAAAAAACCAGGTCTTAAAAAAGCTCGTAAAGCATCACAATTCTCTAAGCGTTAA
- a CDS encoding tyrosine-type recombinase/integrase: MSITQLKSGSFRAEVYCPKEFRKEFGLTGERFRGTRITEKEAKDLEELFNSYIKFAKSGHIIPIEKKNKQESQSNDFLFKDFYKHYWLSEYKNGRTAKCSNRVPTRATVLQTENIFKCQILPIFGDYTISYLNENKQLVVRKLNEIAEEYANIKTVKSYFNQIFDLAEFEEVIEVNKIEKALRRVTDVKKQKIKAQKNFKEEALSVDELNEWIQAFESELINGSLIFMDYLLFHLTLKTGIRKSEAYAFQWKHVDFKNNFLYLVQSLDKEGNIKNTKGNKKSKIPLPSELSDLLLKWKNSQLIELKNMGITFNDEQFIFTYTNDDGKVNSKVHIDYLNYRLNTMKRKYPNLAKLNPHKLRHTFATLACEGGANIDTIQKALTHSDTATTSVYINTNMYKVDPTAYESFEKRMKETE, from the coding sequence ATGTCAATTACACAATTAAAAAGCGGAAGTTTTCGGGCAGAAGTATACTGTCCAAAAGAATTTAGAAAAGAATTTGGATTAACTGGAGAACGTTTTAGAGGAACACGTATTACAGAAAAGGAAGCTAAAGATTTAGAAGAATTATTTAATTCATATATTAAATTCGCAAAATCTGGGCATATTATTCCTATAGAGAAAAAGAATAAACAAGAATCCCAATCTAATGACTTTCTATTCAAAGATTTTTACAAACATTATTGGTTAAGTGAGTACAAAAATGGTCGTACTGCAAAATGTTCTAACAGAGTTCCTACAAGAGCTACCGTATTACAAACTGAGAACATTTTCAAATGTCAGATTTTACCAATTTTTGGAGACTACACAATTTCTTATCTTAATGAGAATAAACAATTAGTAGTAAGAAAATTAAATGAAATTGCCGAAGAATACGCTAATATCAAAACTGTAAAATCTTATTTTAATCAAATTTTTGATTTGGCAGAATTTGAGGAAGTAATTGAAGTTAATAAAATAGAGAAAGCTTTACGAAGAGTAACAGATGTAAAAAAACAAAAAATAAAAGCTCAGAAAAACTTTAAAGAGGAAGCTCTTTCCGTTGATGAATTAAATGAATGGATACAAGCCTTTGAATCAGAATTAATTAATGGTTCGCTGATTTTTATGGACTATCTTTTATTTCATCTCACTTTAAAAACTGGTATTCGAAAAAGTGAAGCCTATGCTTTCCAATGGAAACATGTTGATTTCAAAAACAATTTTTTGTATTTAGTACAAAGTTTGGATAAAGAAGGAAACATAAAAAATACTAAAGGAAATAAAAAAAGTAAAATCCCACTACCATCTGAGTTATCTGATCTTCTTTTAAAATGGAAAAATTCTCAATTAATTGAGTTAAAAAATATGGGTATTACATTTAATGATGAACAATTTATTTTTACGTATACAAATGATGATGGAAAAGTAAATTCAAAAGTTCATATTGATTATTTAAACTACCGTTTAAATACTATGAAACGAAAATATCCTAATTTAGCAAAACTTAATCCTCATAAATTAAGACATACTTTTGCAACTTTAGCTTGTGAAGGTGGAGCAAATATAGATACTATTCAAAAAGCTTTAACTCATAGTGACACTGCAACTACAAGTGTTTATATCAATACTAATATGTATAAGGTTGATCCTACAGCATACGAAAGTTTTGAGAAAAGAATGAAAGAAACAGAATGA
- a CDS encoding AAA family ATPase, translated as MIINIIDPKKADLYQIGVNFFNENTADSTESIIDLLTRNIQIMNERYELIRNGIGTTAKDHELSPILIFFDEVSAAIASCSSKDKKSIHSLLATLILKGRQAGIFIILATQRPDTDAIPGNIRDQLSVKIAFGNLSQDGLRMTFGSLNQELTSIDNTEKGHGYIQFSSNTGNPQKFVSSYWETNFNYIKELKNVQSSERRETLKLN; from the coding sequence ATGATAATTAACATTATTGACCCTAAGAAAGCAGATTTATATCAAATCGGAGTTAATTTTTTTAATGAAAATACTGCCGATTCAACTGAATCTATCATAGACCTATTAACTCGAAACATTCAAATCATGAATGAAAGATATGAGCTTATTAGAAATGGAATCGGGACAACTGCAAAAGATCATGAATTATCTCCGATTCTAATTTTTTTCGATGAAGTTTCTGCAGCTATCGCAAGTTGTAGTTCTAAAGATAAAAAATCCATTCACAGCCTTCTCGCTACTCTAATTTTAAAAGGTAGACAAGCAGGGATCTTCATCATTTTAGCAACACAACGTCCAGATACAGATGCAATCCCTGGAAACATAAGGGATCAACTGTCGGTGAAGATTGCCTTTGGTAATTTATCACAAGATGGATTGCGAATGACTTTTGGTTCATTAAATCAAGAACTAACTTCGATAGATAATACTGAAAAAGGACATGGATACATTCAATTTTCAAGTAACACAGGGAATCCTCAAAAATTTGTTTCAAGTTATTGGGAGACAAATTTTAATTATATAAAAGAATTAAAAAACGTCCAGAGCTCTGAAAGACGAGAAACGCTGAAGCTTAACTAA
- a CDS encoding LysM peptidoglycan-binding domain-containing protein, with translation MKNRDFSTVQSSKQIEKKVMKKAKKQWVVKGLLFSTILGSSLLLSNVETFAQEIQKEWKPRTSEQIKEEIKGNEYIIKWGDTLSAISVATDISINRLAEINQITNIDLIYAGNKLVFGGEINSKTGEDNRVVAVQDSKGKTSVVINTDENKPLVNQKETNKAKETENNGGTYTPPKTDNNGSKPLPEVPTVPKPKPEEPVPPVKPVDPVKPTDPEPPVDPVNPGKTEADKTQLTALYNSTIDYKSTDYEENSWLQFKNTRNEAKTVLDNKEATQSEIDNMTVKLQSAINGLVPIATPEIVDKTNLLNLVEEVKDYQESDYTTESWSVFYDSFVSGTDVLANESATQEEVDSAYKNLSQSISSLEKVKEVNKQDLIVLYDSTASLNPDDYTEKSYNDFILAKSDAKSVIDNPNATVDDVNKAQQSLQQAIDSLEKIVVVDKTKLIELYDSTASLNPDDYTEKSYNDFILAKSDAKSVIDNPKATDDEVNKAQQSLQQAIDSLEKVVIADKTKLIELYDSTASLNPNDYTEESWNSFIIVKADAKSVIDNPNATQEEADSINQLLLEKVENLEKKAEESDFSKLAEKTPTYSLSMTEKIEASINAFRIQNGEKSLPISQRSRELSDADAKQNVSDDYMNWSADHNENAIGTTFSIIGATNEDEAVQKAMTNWINSQGHHDAMLWDDNGDIGASVYVMKTTKNGTVIYTFEFIATMYPDWM, from the coding sequence ATGAAGAATAGAGATTTTTCAACTGTTCAATCATCTAAACAGATTGAAAAAAAAGTAATGAAGAAAGCAAAAAAACAATGGGTGGTAAAAGGATTATTATTTTCTACAATTTTAGGAAGTAGCCTACTTTTATCAAATGTTGAAACTTTTGCTCAAGAAATACAAAAAGAATGGAAACCTCGAACATCAGAACAAATTAAGGAAGAAATCAAAGGAAACGAATACATTATTAAATGGGGAGATACTCTTTCTGCCATCTCTGTCGCTACTGATATTTCAATTAATCGTCTTGCTGAAATTAATCAGATTACTAACATAGATTTAATTTATGCAGGTAACAAGTTAGTATTCGGAGGAGAGATAAACTCAAAAACTGGTGAAGATAATCGTGTAGTTGCAGTTCAAGATAGCAAGGGTAAAACATCAGTTGTTATCAATACTGATGAAAACAAACCTTTAGTGAACCAAAAAGAAACTAATAAAGCTAAAGAAACAGAAAACAACGGTGGGACGTATACACCACCTAAAACAGATAATAATGGGAGTAAACCTCTGCCAGAAGTTCCAACTGTTCCTAAGCCTAAACCAGAAGAACCTGTTCCACCTGTAAAACCAGTAGATCCAGTAAAACCAACTGATCCTGAGCCACCTGTCGATCCTGTTAATCCAGGAAAAACTGAGGCAGATAAAACTCAGTTAACTGCTTTATATAATTCAACGATTGATTATAAATCAACTGATTATGAAGAAAATTCATGGCTTCAATTCAAGAATACAAGAAATGAAGCTAAGACTGTCTTGGATAACAAAGAAGCGACTCAATCTGAAATAGATAATATGACTGTTAAATTACAAAGTGCCATTAATGGTCTTGTTCCTATCGCAACTCCTGAAATAGTTGATAAAACAAACTTGCTTAATCTCGTTGAAGAGGTAAAAGATTATCAAGAAAGTGATTATACGACTGAGAGTTGGTCTGTATTCTATGATAGTTTTGTTTCTGGAACGGATGTATTAGCTAATGAAAGTGCCACTCAAGAAGAAGTTGATAGTGCTTATAAAAACTTAAGTCAATCCATCTCTTCTTTAGAAAAAGTAAAAGAGGTTAATAAACAAGATTTAATTGTTTTATATGACTCTACTGCTTCTTTAAACCCTGATGACTATACTGAAAAATCTTATAATGACTTCATATTAGCGAAATCTGATGCTAAGTCTGTGATTGATAATCCTAATGCTACAGTCGATGATGTTAATAAAGCTCAACAGTCTTTACAACAAGCTATTGATTCATTAGAAAAAATCGTTGTAGTAGATAAAACTAAACTTATTGAATTATATGATTCTACTGCTTCTTTAAACCCTGATGACTATACAGAAAAATCTTATAATGACTTCATATTAGCAAAATCTGATGCTAAGTCTGTAATTGATAATCCTAAAGCTACAGATGATGAGGTTAATAAAGCTCAACAGTCTTTACAACAAGCTATTGATTCATTAGAAAAAGTAGTTATAGCGGATAAAACTAAACTTATTGAACTGTACGACTCTACTGCTTCTTTAAATCCTAACGACTATACAGAAGAGTCATGGAACAGTTTTATCATTGTGAAAGCTGATGCAAAATCGGTTATTGATAACCCTAATGCAACTCAAGAAGAAGCCGACTCTATTAATCAATTATTATTAGAAAAAGTAGAGAATCTTGAGAAAAAAGCAGAAGAAAGTGACTTTTCAAAATTAGCTGAAAAAACACCGACATACTCACTATCAATGACTGAAAAAATAGAAGCATCTATCAATGCTTTTAGGATACAAAATGGTGAAAAATCACTTCCTATAAGCCAACGTTCAAGGGAGTTATCAGATGCAGATGCAAAGCAGAATGTAAGTGATGACTACATGAACTGGTCAGCAGATCACAACGAAAACGCAATTGGAACAACATTTTCTATAATTGGCGCTACTAATGAAGATGAAGCAGTACAAAAAGCCATGACTAACTGGATCAACTCACAAGGACATCACGACGCAATGCTATGGGACGATAATGGAGACATTGGTGCATCTGTGTATGTTATGAAAACAACAAAAAATGGAACAGTTATTTATACTTTTGAATTCATTGCAACCATGTATCCTGACTGGATGTAA
- a CDS encoding FtsK/SpoIIIE domain-containing protein, producing the protein MKTIKKNIKYACSAQYFGLDKFTVSLLFSTPVLLFLLILNLTFGFNKQSLSLILIILMINGVLFINKKNKINFLWNLKFSKFIKNNKLGDFQTIDGKQIFKNSATIYYFLDSDSYLHIQIYTKGNHYTKKAQNLDAELMSLVKKELTNKLIFAEYTEYIFYLSNNKRYSMSEELLHLNSNRDELSFNHSVNWNLYKEPHLLVVGGTGSGKTFFLQELILKAYKKK; encoded by the coding sequence ATGAAAACAATCAAAAAAAATATTAAATATGCCTGTTCAGCTCAATATTTTGGATTAGATAAATTTACTGTTTCACTTCTATTTTCTACTCCTGTGCTGCTATTTCTATTAATTTTGAATTTAACATTTGGATTCAATAAACAAAGTCTATCTTTGATACTCATAATTCTTATGATAAATGGAGTTTTATTCATTAACAAAAAAAACAAAATTAATTTTCTGTGGAATTTAAAATTCTCTAAGTTTATTAAGAACAACAAATTAGGTGACTTTCAAACAATTGATGGAAAACAAATTTTCAAAAACTCAGCAACTATTTACTACTTTTTAGACAGTGATTCCTATCTTCATATTCAGATTTACACTAAAGGAAATCATTACACTAAGAAAGCTCAAAACCTCGATGCTGAATTAATGTCTCTTGTAAAAAAAGAGCTAACAAACAAATTAATCTTTGCTGAATACACTGAGTATATTTTCTATCTATCAAATAATAAACGCTATTCAATGAGTGAAGAATTACTCCATTTAAATTCTAATAGAGATGAATTATCTTTCAATCACTCTGTAAACTGGAATCTCTACAAGGAACCCCATTTATTAGTTGTAGGTGGTACAGGATCAGGGAAAACATTCTTCTTACAGGAGCTGATTTTAAAAGCCTATAAGAAAAAATGA
- a CDS encoding Rep family protein, producing MSTKRKRERNMMYVQKFKYLPFENLEEVIKCIETKIKPTEFAAIIHDKDEKDDGSLKDEHIHVMLHFENARSIENIAKLLKDKPQSIQKWDKKLETGYSYLIHETENSKHQHQYDPKEVTANFNYLKRIEKIRKSIENNNSKKKKEKIKIDELLDLLLKGKISKDKLEASLNGSELAKYHRQIEVVDKKREQRRSDRWIKARETEGAQSKTIWVFGSAGTGKTQLAKKRAEKESGSYYIGGSSNDPFQNYIDENIVILDELRPNDFEYSDLLRMFDPHNFRICAPSRYQNKNLTVHTFIVTTPYSPKDFFKKIIKIKGKNFDSEIDTFFQLARRLDEVIHITQKENRKLTYDKKLDDFI from the coding sequence ATGTCTACAAAACGAAAAAGAGAACGTAATATGATGTACGTTCAGAAATTTAAATATTTACCTTTTGAAAATCTTGAGGAAGTAATTAAATGTATAGAAACTAAGATTAAGCCAACTGAGTTTGCGGCAATCATCCATGATAAGGATGAAAAAGATGACGGTTCCCTAAAAGATGAACATATACATGTCATGCTTCATTTTGAAAATGCTCGTAGTATAGAAAATATTGCAAAGTTGCTTAAAGATAAGCCACAATCTATCCAAAAATGGGATAAAAAATTAGAAACTGGCTACTCATATTTAATTCACGAAACCGAAAACTCAAAACATCAGCATCAATACGATCCAAAAGAAGTAACTGCCAACTTTAATTACTTAAAACGTATAGAAAAAATTAGAAAATCAATTGAAAATAACAATTCAAAAAAGAAAAAAGAAAAAATCAAAATCGATGAACTTTTAGATCTCTTATTAAAAGGAAAGATTAGTAAAGATAAATTAGAAGCATCACTAAATGGATCAGAATTGGCTAAATATCATAGACAGATTGAAGTTGTCGACAAAAAAAGAGAACAGAGACGATCCGACAGATGGATAAAAGCAAGGGAAACTGAAGGGGCACAAAGTAAAACGATATGGGTATTTGGATCTGCGGGAACTGGCAAAACTCAATTAGCTAAAAAAAGAGCTGAAAAAGAAAGTGGTTCTTATTATATTGGTGGTTCAAGTAATGATCCCTTTCAAAATTATATTGATGAAAACATTGTCATTCTTGATGAGTTAAGACCAAACGATTTTGAATACAGTGATTTACTACGAATGTTTGACCCACACAATTTTAGAATTTGTGCACCTTCGCGATACCAGAATAAAAATTTAACAGTTCATACATTCATTGTCACTACACCATATAGTCCAAAAGATTTTTTCAAAAAAATCATCAAAATTAAAGGTAAAAATTTTGATTCAGAAATTGATACCTTCTTTCAATTAGCAAGAAGATTGGATGAAGTGATTCATATTACGCAAAAAGAAAATCGAAAATTAACTTATGATAAAAAATTAGATGATTTTATTTAA
- a CDS encoding helix-turn-helix transcriptional regulator, giving the protein MNEVIINDFLEMLSIKISKKLIEQSSIADSHYFTKTENRYMNKTETCKYVNVSNNTLNKWIQNGFPEIVCGGITRYSKDEIDLWMKQHLKK; this is encoded by the coding sequence ATGAATGAAGTAATAATAAATGATTTTTTGGAAATGTTAAGCATAAAAATTAGTAAAAAGCTCATAGAACAATCTTCTATAGCAGATAGCCATTATTTTACTAAAACAGAAAATAGATATATGAATAAAACAGAAACTTGTAAGTACGTTAATGTTAGTAATAACACATTAAACAAATGGATTCAAAATGGATTTCCTGAGATAGTGTGTGGTGGTATCACTCGTTATTCAAAAGATGAAATTGACCTATGGATGAAGCAACATTTGAAAAAATAA
- a CDS encoding AAA family ATPase, protein METIADKLEILNQRRNYLIGPNSSGKTHTLKEVFERNEDTTLFFDEIGEYSFLKSRNKVQIDNNIYVYSNEQSRGQETAELPNTEVINENSLSIIKKIRDIQSNIILKSNSSGITKLKRILDVLLTMNLNSIEIVIFDEPENFLDETNLKYIVDLLDSFNKANIQIFIATHSARFLELSSVRIDELFVCSISLNEGNIDYKVTNRTMEDIKKLYTNIRDNIENDVIKNGHTIKHADMFKKINLLNRGELNEHHEGIFISEGKVLELYLNTIIESFEFYQTLLYRKVIIVEGLTEKLILQKVPLNDLDYQNFYFSNGKIHFPFYIELFKFFGLDVVAMFDSDEAPSNETNGSSKFVYKLTCYLKQKYLEDTRVKLIVSQSKDLEQDYEVNQILDDFSDDSGINKNKLSGDNFFKPYIASFCFEENNWKYEQLSRKIIGEDDNRFEFN, encoded by the coding sequence ATGGAAACTATTGCTGACAAATTAGAGATTTTAAATCAAAGAAGAAATTATTTAATTGGTCCCAATTCTTCAGGGAAAACTCATACCCTAAAAGAAGTTTTTGAACGGAATGAAGATACAACTTTATTTTTTGATGAGATTGGTGAATATTCTTTTTTAAAAAGTAGAAATAAAGTGCAGATTGATAATAATATCTATGTATATTCTAATGAACAATCACGAGGGCAAGAAACAGCTGAATTACCGAATACTGAGGTAATAAATGAAAACAGTCTTTCTATTATAAAAAAAATTAGAGATATTCAATCAAATATTATTTTAAAAAGTAATTCTTCTGGTATAACAAAATTAAAAAGAATTTTAGATGTGTTGTTGACTATGAATTTAAATTCAATTGAAATTGTTATATTTGATGAACCTGAAAATTTTTTAGATGAAACCAATTTAAAGTATATTGTAGATTTACTGGATTCATTTAATAAAGCAAACATCCAAATTTTTATTGCAACACATAGTGCTAGATTTCTGGAATTATCCTCAGTGAGGATTGACGAATTATTTGTTTGTTCAATTTCTTTAAATGAAGGAAATATAGATTACAAGGTTACGAATCGAACAATGGAAGATATAAAAAAATTATATACTAATATACGCGATAATATAGAGAATGATGTAATTAAGAATGGACACACTATCAAGCATGCTGATATGTTTAAAAAAATAAATTTGCTAAATCGTGGTGAACTAAATGAACATCATGAAGGTATTTTTATATCAGAAGGTAAGGTATTAGAGTTATACTTAAATACAATCATAGAATCTTTTGAATTTTATCAAACCTTGTTATATAGGAAAGTAATCATTGTTGAAGGTTTAACTGAAAAGTTAATTCTCCAAAAAGTCCCACTAAATGATTTAGATTATCAAAATTTTTATTTTTCAAATGGAAAAATCCATTTTCCATTCTATATTGAATTGTTTAAATTTTTTGGATTAGATGTAGTTGCTATGTTTGATTCAGATGAAGCGCCTTCTAATGAAACTAATGGGAGCTCTAAATTTGTATATAAACTAACTTGTTATTTGAAACAAAAATATCTTGAAGATACACGAGTAAAATTAATTGTAAGTCAAAGCAAAGATTTAGAACAAGATTATGAAGTAAATCAAATTTTAGATGATTTTTCTGATGATAGTGGGATAAATAAAAATAAATTGAGTGGAGATAATTTTTTTAAACCGTATATTGCATCATTTTGTTTTGAAGAAAATAATTGGAAATATGAGCAACTTTCAAGAAAAATAATTGGTGAAGATGATAATAGGTTTGAATTTAATTAA